The proteins below are encoded in one region of Alosa sapidissima isolate fAloSap1 chromosome 24, fAloSap1.pri, whole genome shotgun sequence:
- the LOC121700738 gene encoding lysophosphatidic acid receptor 6-like: MNDTFDPFCTDLLVGPLVWATFSVPAACVGVPASMWLLWALIQRQRSRSSNTVYMLNLTIMDLGFNLLIIPNVLNYLIWRDAIFNSVAVFSYAFNLCGRPLFMSCICVDCYMAVIHPITYMQMKDGIYRIIICALVWVFTLVYGYLLGLKTYVILVILAFTAPVIAYCDLSILHTLRKPDPSRRSDIHPQKQRALQTITNSLVMTLVSYLPLMILIAVQSLIVLSPTEFICHVAIPCVIAATVGSTIMPLLNLWQMGCTRKE; encoded by the coding sequence ATGAACGACACCTTTGACCCCTTCTGCACTGATCTGCTGGTGGGTCCATTGGTATGGGCTACCTTCAGTGTGCCCgctgcatgtgtgggtgttccTGCCAGCATGTGGCTTCTGTGGGCGCTCATTCAGAGGCAGCGCAGTCGCTCATCCAACACCGTCTACATGCTCAACCTCACCATCATGGACTTAGGTTTCAACCTGTTAATCATTCCGAATGTGCTAAATTACTTGATCTGGCGTGATGCCATCTTTAACAGCGTTGCTGTCTTCTCTTACGCTTTCAATCTGTGTGGACGGCCTCTGTTTATGTCCTGTATCTGTGTGGACTGCTACATGGCTGTGATTCACCCCATCACATATATGCAGATGAAGGACGGGATTTACAGGATCATCATCTGTGCATTGGTCTGGGTTTTCACACTGGTTTATGGGTATTTATTAGGTTTAAAGACATATGTCATCTTAGTCATATTAGCCTTCACAGCTCCTGTCATTGCCTACTGTGATCTCTCCATCCTCCACACTCTGAGAAAGCCGGATCCTTCTAGAAGGAGCGACATCCACCCACAGAAACAGAGAGCTCTGCAGACCATCACCAACAGCCTGGTGATGACCCTAGTATCCTACCTTCCTTTAATGATTCTGATTGCGGTCCAAAGCCTGATAGTCTTGAGCCCAACGGAGTTTATTTGTCATGTGGCTATTCCGTGTGTAATCGCTGCAACAGTTGGAAGCACCATCATGCCACTGCTCAACCTGTGGCAGATGGGGTGTACCAGAAAAGAGTAG